One Malania oleifera isolate guangnan ecotype guangnan chromosome 9, ASM2987363v1, whole genome shotgun sequence DNA segment encodes these proteins:
- the LOC131164863 gene encoding calcium-dependent protein kinase 26-like, with product MDLAKSKNNCKRATQSCNCYKVATLTKTILGSTQILNFKDKYILGDQLGWGQFGVIRACSDKLTGEMLACKSIAKERLVTVDDVRSIKLEIEIMTRLSGHPNVVDLKAVYEEEDFVHLVMELCAGGELFHRLEKHGKFSEFEARILFRHLMQVVVYCHEKGIVHRDLKPENILLATKSLSSPIKLADFGLATYIKPGQNLHGTVGSPFYIAPEVLAGGYNQAADVWSAGAILYILLSGMPPFWGKTKSRIFDAVRAADLRFPPDIWDGISLSAKDLITGMLCVDPSRRLTASQVLSHSWMMDSAEAAQPPCCEQLEVHSSAFSAPFIARNQDYSFSDRSFATADGQMGHSPALTCRSSFSAFLVNNSSLSSVSGAFSFNSCCEANATEFLSLLPSMPSFSFFSPSSAVQQGNCASDFKTNESMLNAIHGESSLGKLLGLSDSSGPVRHEFGEMEHETEIRRGETSGSRVSAIHSKRNHTIGLGELDLVVTESVIRWASCTCISSAPSLRSSLVC from the exons ATGGACCTAGCCAAGAGCAAAAACAATTGCAAGCGTGCAACTCAATCCTGCAATTGTTACAAAGTTGCAACTCTTACTAAAACTATTTTGGGTTCAacccaaattttgaatttcaaagacaAGTACATCCTTGGGGACCAATTGGGATGGGGGCAATTTGGTGTCATAAGGGCTTGCTCAGATAAGTTAACTGGTGAGATGTTGGCTTGCAAGTCTATTGCCAAAGAGAGATTAGTTACAGTGGATGATGTGCGTAGTATCAAGCTCGAAATTGAAATAATGACTAGGTTATCTGGGCACCCAAATGTTGTGGATCTCAAAGCAGTTTATGAGGAGGAAGATTTTGTGCATCTAGTGATGGAGTTATGTGCGGGTGGGGAGCTTTTTCACCGGCTTGAGAAGCATGGGAAATTCTCTGAGTTTGAGGCTAGGATTCTCTTTAGGCATCTAATGCAAGTGGTTGTATATTGTCATGAAAAAGGTATTGTACACAGAGATTTGAAGCCAGAAAACATCCTCCTGGCGACCAAGTCCTTGTCATCACCAATCAAATTGGCAGATTTTGGCCTAGCAACCTATATTAAACCCG GTCAAAACTTACATGGGACTGTTGGGAGTCCATTTTATATTGCTCCTGAGGTCCTGGCCGGAGGATATAACCAGGCTGCTGATGTGTGGAGTGCTGGTGCTATCCTATACATTCTTCTGAGTGGGATGCCTCCATTTTGGGGAAAGACTAAGTCAAGGATCTTTGATGCTGTTAGGGCTGCGGATCTGAGGTTCCCACCCGATATTTGGGATGGCATATCTTTGTCTGCCAAGGACTTGATCACCGGGATGCTCTGTGTAGACCCTTCCAGGAGGCTTACTGCTTCACAAGTTCTGT CTCACTCTTGGATGATGGATAGTGCAGAGGCAGCTCAACCACCATGTTGTGAACAACTTGAAGTGCACAGCAGTGCTTTCTCTGCTCCTTTCATTGCCAGAAATCAGGATTATAGTTTCAGTGATCGATCATTTGCAACTGCTGATGGCCAAATGGGGCATTCACCTGCATTGACATGCAGATCATCATTTTCTGCGTTCTTGGTTAACAATAGCTCACTTTCCTCTGTATCTGGAGCTTTTTCTTTCAATAGCTGTTGTGAAGCAAATGCAACAGAATTCTTATCCTTGCTTCCCTCTATGCCAAGTTTTAGCTTCTTCAGTCCAAGTTCTGCAGTTCAGCAGGGAAATTGTGCTTCAGATTTCAAAACCAATGAGTCAATGCTCAATGCAATTCATGGAG AATCAAGCTTGGGGAAATTATTGGGACTATCAGATTCTTCAGGTCCTGTTAGGCATGAGTTTGGAGAAATGGAGCATGAAACAGAAATTAGGAGGGGAGAAACCAGTGGATCCAGGGTATCAGCCATACACAGCAAAAGAAATCACACTATCGGACTAGGTGAGCTTGATCTGGTGGTAACCGAATCAGTGATCCGCTGGGCATCATGCACATGCATCTCAAGTGCCCCATCTCTAAGATCCTCACTCGTCTGCTGA